A single genomic interval of Dethiosulfovibrio salsuginis harbors:
- the lpxD gene encoding UDP-3-O-(3-hydroxymyristoyl)glucosamine N-acyltransferase — translation MEYVLSDLASRLGGKVIGDKSYIVKSVASPDRPEDGAVVVAMTEKVFKDVPLHLPVVGLESWFSCRSFGISVPDTRLALAQTLALFRPTVEEPWGIDPSAVVHPTAEVAEDCCIGPLCVISKGTKVRSGSVLRARVFLGEDASVGENSVLEPGVTVYDRCRIGSNVIIHGNSVIGADGFGHIPASGERGTVKIPQIGSVILEDGVEIGACSTVDRGTIGDTVIGAGTKLDNHVQIAHNVVTGKNCLIISQVGMAGSSVIEDRVILAARSGVQEHVRVGEGATVAACGGATRDVPPGAVVSGFPARDHRSEMRKEALLRRLEDLFDRVKRLEKDRVRP, via the coding sequence TTGGAATACGTTCTGTCCGATCTAGCCTCCCGATTGGGAGGCAAGGTCATAGGGGATAAATCTTATATCGTAAAGTCGGTGGCCTCTCCAGATAGACCGGAGGACGGCGCCGTCGTCGTAGCTATGACTGAGAAGGTCTTTAAAGATGTCCCTCTCCACCTTCCTGTTGTAGGCTTAGAGAGTTGGTTTTCGTGCCGATCTTTCGGCATATCGGTGCCGGACACCAGGCTCGCCCTGGCCCAGACTCTGGCCCTTTTTCGCCCTACAGTAGAGGAGCCTTGGGGGATAGACCCCTCGGCAGTGGTCCACCCAACCGCCGAGGTCGCAGAGGACTGCTGTATCGGTCCTCTGTGTGTTATCTCCAAAGGCACCAAGGTTCGGTCTGGATCGGTCCTCCGGGCCAGGGTTTTCCTAGGCGAAGATGCCAGCGTAGGTGAGAACTCGGTTCTAGAGCCCGGTGTGACCGTCTACGACCGATGCCGAATAGGCTCTAATGTGATAATCCACGGTAACTCGGTCATAGGGGCCGATGGCTTTGGACATATACCTGCCTCCGGCGAACGGGGAACGGTAAAGATACCTCAGATCGGATCGGTTATACTGGAGGACGGCGTTGAGATCGGGGCCTGTTCGACGGTGGACAGAGGCACCATCGGTGACACCGTTATCGGGGCAGGAACGAAGCTGGATAACCACGTTCAGATAGCCCACAACGTGGTAACCGGAAAAAACTGCCTCATAATATCCCAAGTGGGCATGGCCGGAAGCTCTGTAATAGAGGACCGAGTGATACTGGCGGCCAGAAGCGGCGTCCAGGAACACGTCAGGGTGGGAGAAGGGGCCACCGTCGCCGCCTGCGGCGGAGCCACAAGGGACGTACCTCCTGGAGCGGTGGTCTCAGGCTTTCCCGCCAGAGATCATAGGTCGGAGATGAGGAAAGAGGCCCTCCTCAGAAGGCTGGAGGACCTTTTCGACAGGGTCAAAAGGCTTGAGAAAGATAGAGTAAGGCCTTAG
- a CDS encoding glycosyltransferase family protein translates to MGEVGDRAMSPKASLLVNGPGELWGWARPLCRVMSLRGWTVSIHLLPCPFASGLESEAAARIPGVSSVKGPEGPIKTLISLMAHKADLVVQLGGDLAFGRAMAAFQSVPLACYSYGDKKGLSRCHMVATAFDSMASSMKGLVSVTGDLVSDGLDMDTHRSPWSDYPGDRLVFFPGSRPSIREAAREYLVETVSILRSMREFQFVSLLSPFSLEEEVKRWEERGLNPFTGGTGAVLEGADLAVTQPGTNTLELMHRAVPALVAVPFSFIRKIPLGGLKGMVLSLPGGAALKEKVLRKKAANRRGYLAWPNRISGRELFPEMVGDISPQDLAKGIDRLLRDRDRLEEVRGALRAMAPGGSPASIFCDGLERLIIK, encoded by the coding sequence TTGGGCGAAGTCGGTGATAGAGCTATGAGCCCTAAAGCGTCCCTTCTGGTCAACGGTCCCGGGGAGCTATGGGGCTGGGCCAGGCCTCTGTGTCGTGTTATGTCCCTCAGGGGCTGGACGGTCTCCATACACCTTCTGCCCTGCCCTTTCGCCTCCGGTCTGGAGTCCGAGGCCGCTGCTCGGATACCGGGAGTAAGCTCGGTGAAAGGCCCCGAAGGCCCGATCAAGACTCTAATATCCCTTATGGCCCACAAGGCCGATCTTGTGGTCCAGCTAGGAGGGGATCTGGCCTTCGGAAGGGCCATGGCGGCGTTCCAATCGGTTCCCCTGGCCTGCTATTCCTACGGCGATAAAAAGGGACTCTCCCGGTGCCACATGGTGGCAACCGCCTTCGACTCTATGGCCTCGTCGATGAAAGGCCTTGTTTCTGTCACAGGGGATCTGGTCTCCGACGGACTGGACATGGACACACACCGATCCCCCTGGTCCGACTATCCAGGGGATAGGCTGGTGTTTTTTCCCGGAAGCAGGCCCTCCATAAGGGAGGCCGCCAGGGAATATCTGGTGGAGACCGTCTCCATCCTTCGATCCATGAGGGAGTTCCAGTTTGTATCACTCCTATCCCCCTTTTCCCTTGAGGAAGAGGTCAAGAGATGGGAGGAACGGGGGCTGAACCCATTCACCGGAGGTACTGGAGCGGTCCTGGAGGGCGCCGATCTGGCGGTAACCCAGCCCGGAACCAACACCCTTGAGCTGATGCATAGGGCTGTCCCCGCTCTGGTGGCAGTCCCTTTTTCTTTTATCCGAAAGATCCCTTTAGGAGGGCTTAAGGGAATGGTCCTCTCCCTGCCTGGAGGGGCGGCTCTGAAGGAAAAGGTCCTCCGCAAAAAAGCGGCCAACCGCCGAGGATACCTGGCCTGGCCCAACCGAATCTCCGGCAGAGAGCTTTTCCCTGAGATGGTGGGAGATATCTCCCCCCAGGATCTGGCTAAGGGCATAGACCGGCTTCTTAGGGATAGAGACAGGCTGGAGGAGGTTCGAGGTGCCCTCAGGGCCATGGCTCCCGGCGGCTCCCCTGCCTCCATTTTTTGCGACGGTCTGGAAAGGTTGATTATAAAATGA
- the lpxC gene encoding UDP-3-O-acyl-N-acetylglucosamine deacetylase — MTVFNRYRVKKEVHLYGIGLHSGKPCTLSLYPCKPRGIYFRFGQALWNLTDGSPRGDGRGTVLSFPDGNGVMTVEHLLGALRGLGIDGVEIVVTGGEVPAMDGSAAPFVHSLLEVGLSESEAWDPIELDRPVAVDDLDGDRSIIALPWEGFKVTYVIDYPSTVIGTQCLSIALSRDNFIREIAPCRTFALMEEIAFLRDRGLSLGGSLDNAVVVDGMEVSAKEGLRFTDEFVRHKILDLIGDLSLLGRPLSAHVIALKAGHLMHHRLGETIRQNIKRSE, encoded by the coding sequence ATGACCGTGTTTAACCGATATAGAGTCAAAAAGGAGGTCCACCTCTACGGGATAGGTCTCCACTCGGGGAAACCCTGTACCTTAAGCCTATATCCCTGCAAGCCTCGAGGGATATACTTTAGGTTTGGCCAGGCCCTTTGGAACCTCACCGACGGCTCTCCTCGTGGCGACGGCAGAGGGACGGTCCTATCCTTTCCCGACGGCAACGGAGTCATGACGGTTGAGCACCTCTTAGGTGCCTTAAGGGGCCTGGGGATCGACGGTGTGGAGATCGTCGTCACTGGAGGGGAGGTCCCCGCCATGGACGGCAGCGCCGCCCCTTTCGTCCACTCCCTGTTGGAGGTCGGCCTATCGGAGAGTGAGGCCTGGGACCCTATAGAGCTGGATCGACCTGTTGCCGTCGACGACCTTGATGGCGACAGATCTATAATCGCCCTCCCCTGGGAGGGATTTAAAGTAACCTATGTAATAGATTATCCATCCACTGTAATAGGAACTCAATGCCTTTCTATTGCCCTATCGAGGGATAACTTTATTCGGGAGATAGCTCCATGCCGGACTTTCGCCCTCATGGAGGAGATCGCCTTCCTGAGGGACAGAGGGCTATCCCTCGGTGGCTCTCTAGATAACGCCGTGGTTGTAGATGGTATGGAGGTGTCCGCAAAAGAGGGGTTAAGGTTCACCGATGAGTTCGTAAGACACAAGATCCTGGACCTCATAGGAGACCTATCTCTCTTAGGTCGTCCTCTCAGCGCCCACGTAATAGCCCTAAAGGCGGGACACCTGATGCACCACCGCCTAGGGGAGACTATAAGACAAAATATCAAAAGGAGTGAGTAG
- the lptG gene encoding LPS export ABC transporter permease LptG: MRFRILDRYILKELGSSFMFGVLTFTTILVAGDLLFKVAELLIEKGISMVTVLKLFVYKLPSVVVITLPMSCLLSTLLSFGRLSSDSEIVALKASGISFQRIALPVLLGSSLIALTALFMNETVVPLANKAADNVLRYDVVKQKPSLLKERIFLKDESGGTLNRVMYIGILRARIGVMENVVVQEFAEGRLSRITTADRGNWEEGVWSLSDGKVFGVDGEGRVSFLFGFKNQRLPLSLTPTQVASSSQDPDSMSIKQLMAHMDLMKAQGANLVPLWVSFHLHLAVPWASVVLALIGAALGVRPQRKSGGMGMGFGLSVLIVFAYYVVMSMGRALGESGHIPPFFAAWLPNIIFLSCGGLLTARANR, encoded by the coding sequence TTGAGGTTCAGGATTCTGGACCGATATATCCTCAAAGAACTGGGAAGTTCCTTTATGTTCGGCGTTTTGACCTTCACCACCATCCTGGTGGCAGGGGATCTGCTCTTCAAGGTAGCCGAGCTTCTCATAGAGAAAGGCATCTCCATGGTGACGGTCCTAAAGCTCTTCGTCTACAAACTTCCCTCGGTGGTGGTTATAACCCTCCCTATGTCCTGTCTTCTGTCGACCTTGCTGTCCTTCGGGCGACTGTCATCGGACAGCGAGATAGTGGCCCTGAAGGCATCTGGCATCTCCTTTCAGAGGATAGCCCTTCCTGTCCTGTTAGGATCCTCTCTGATCGCCTTAACCGCCCTTTTTATGAACGAGACGGTGGTGCCTCTGGCCAATAAAGCCGCCGACAACGTCCTCCGATACGACGTGGTCAAACAGAAGCCCTCCCTACTGAAGGAAAGGATCTTCCTTAAAGACGAAAGCGGAGGAACCCTTAACCGGGTCATGTACATAGGCATCCTGAGGGCCAGAATCGGCGTAATGGAAAACGTAGTGGTCCAGGAGTTCGCCGAAGGTCGCCTCTCCAGGATAACGACCGCCGACAGAGGAAACTGGGAGGAGGGAGTATGGTCCCTCTCCGACGGCAAGGTCTTCGGGGTGGACGGCGAAGGCCGGGTGTCCTTTCTTTTCGGCTTCAAAAATCAGAGGCTGCCCCTTAGCCTCACCCCCACCCAGGTGGCCAGCTCCTCCCAGGATCCCGACTCTATGAGCATAAAACAGCTTATGGCCCATATGGACCTCATGAAGGCTCAGGGAGCAAACCTGGTTCCTCTCTGGGTGTCCTTCCATCTACACCTGGCGGTCCCGTGGGCCAGCGTGGTATTGGCCCTCATCGGAGCCGCTTTAGGCGTCAGGCCTCAGAGAAAAAGCGGTGGCATGGGCATGGGTTTTGGCCTGAGCGTCCTCATAGTGTTCGCCTACTACGTGGTCATGTCCATGGGACGAGCTCTAGGGGAAAGCGGCCATATTCCCCCCTTTTTCGCCGCCTGGTTGCCTAACATAATATTCCTATCCTGCGGTGGCCTGCTCACCGCCAGAGCGAACCGATAA
- a CDS encoding LpxI family protein, with protein sequence MAIFSTKLALVAGEGLLPVEILRRLVERGEAPLVYGLREDCSELELPGVSVIQFKELNLVRIFASFALRRVKRLVLAGYVPKRTIYSDSMDEETSSILRGLDDRNDHSLLGAVIDRLERLGISVMRYDSIVPEMIAPEGRIGGPEPSAKDLRDVDYGRSVLGKLLPLSFGQSIVVSERSVVAVEAMEGTDKTILRAGSICPSGVVVKGLRADQDRRYDIPVVGLDTLKAMARSGLSCLALEAGNCLILGGESFSKAAQELGISVIGVEPCPSS encoded by the coding sequence ATGGCTATCTTCTCCACTAAGCTCGCTCTGGTGGCAGGGGAAGGGCTCCTTCCGGTGGAAATACTGAGACGGCTGGTGGAAAGAGGGGAGGCCCCTCTGGTCTACGGCCTAAGGGAGGACTGCTCCGAGCTGGAACTGCCCGGCGTGTCGGTCATACAGTTTAAGGAGTTAAACCTGGTCAGGATCTTCGCCAGCTTCGCCCTGAGGCGGGTCAAAAGGCTGGTTCTGGCGGGCTACGTGCCTAAGAGGACCATCTACAGCGACTCTATGGACGAAGAGACCTCCTCTATACTGAGGGGCCTGGACGACCGAAACGACCACTCCCTGCTGGGGGCGGTTATCGATAGGCTGGAAAGGCTGGGGATATCGGTTATGAGATACGACTCAATAGTTCCTGAGATGATAGCTCCAGAAGGCCGTATAGGTGGCCCTGAGCCTTCCGCTAAAGACCTAAGGGACGTGGACTACGGTCGCTCGGTGTTGGGAAAACTCCTGCCCCTGTCCTTCGGTCAGTCTATCGTGGTATCCGAAAGATCGGTGGTGGCCGTCGAGGCCATGGAGGGCACCGACAAAACAATCCTCCGGGCAGGGAGCATATGCCCTTCCGGGGTGGTGGTAAAGGGCCTGAGGGCAGACCAGGACCGGAGATACGACATTCCCGTGGTGGGACTGGATACCCTCAAGGCCATGGCCCGTTCGGGCCTTTCATGTCTGGCCCTTGAGGCTGGAAACTGCCTTATCCTCGGCGGAGAGTCCTTCTCTAAAGCGGCCCAGGAGCTGGGTATCTCGGTGATAGGGGTGGAGCCATGTCCATCTTCCTGA
- the fabZ gene encoding 3-hydroxyacyl-ACP dehydratase FabZ, with amino-acid sequence MFNIDKVMEFLPHRYPFLLVDRILEADGNRVVGLKNVTINEPFFMGHFPGEPVMPGVLIVEAMGQAGAVVLLSRPDFKGKVIYLTSVEKARFRRPVRPGDQMITTAELTKLRGKVGKVRTVARVGDDVVAEADLGFVVDDRLE; translated from the coding sequence TTGTTTAACATAGATAAAGTAATGGAGTTCCTTCCTCATCGATATCCCTTCCTCCTGGTGGACCGCATACTGGAGGCCGACGGAAACAGGGTAGTGGGCCTTAAAAACGTCACCATAAACGAGCCTTTCTTCATGGGCCACTTCCCCGGCGAGCCGGTTATGCCCGGGGTCCTCATAGTGGAGGCTATGGGTCAGGCCGGTGCGGTGGTGCTTCTCTCTAGGCCGGATTTTAAGGGCAAGGTGATATATCTGACCTCGGTGGAGAAAGCCCGTTTCCGCCGTCCCGTCCGCCCTGGGGATCAGATGATAACCACCGCCGAGCTGACCAAGCTCAGAGGAAAGGTCGGCAAGGTCAGAACCGTGGCCAGAGTAGGCGACGACGTGGTGGCGGAGGCTGATCTGGGCTTTGTCGTAGACGATAGACTGGAGTGA
- the lpxA gene encoding acyl-ACP--UDP-N-acetylglucosamine O-acyltransferase encodes MVVKIHPTAIVSPEAELAEGVVVGPYSIVDSKVSIGEGTVIGAFVRIMDYVSIGARCRIYENSVLGGEPQDHDFKGEESWAVIGDDVTLREAVTVNRATGEGNRTTVGDSTFLMEGVHVGHNATIGRNVTVANKSGFSGYSSLGDCSVMSGLSGLHQFVSVGKYCMVGGASKVVKDVPHYAMVDGHSARVYGLNVVGLRRAGFSPSERLEIKRVYHMLYRSGLPTSEAIAKLESEMGENPFARDILDFLSKGTRGLCPWAR; translated from the coding sequence ATGGTCGTCAAGATTCATCCTACAGCCATAGTCTCCCCGGAGGCGGAACTGGCGGAAGGGGTCGTTGTAGGGCCCTACTCTATAGTCGACTCAAAGGTCTCCATCGGAGAGGGGACGGTTATAGGGGCTTTCGTCAGGATAATGGACTACGTCTCCATCGGAGCGAGATGCAGGATATACGAGAACTCGGTTCTCGGAGGGGAGCCTCAGGATCACGACTTCAAAGGGGAGGAATCCTGGGCGGTAATAGGAGACGACGTTACCTTAAGGGAGGCTGTCACCGTCAACCGGGCTACGGGAGAGGGAAACAGGACCACCGTAGGGGACAGCACCTTTCTCATGGAAGGGGTTCACGTAGGCCATAACGCCACCATCGGCAGGAACGTCACCGTCGCCAATAAGTCGGGGTTCTCCGGCTATTCCTCTCTAGGGGATTGTTCCGTCATGAGCGGACTTTCAGGACTCCACCAGTTCGTATCGGTGGGAAAATACTGTATGGTCGGAGGGGCCTCAAAGGTGGTCAAAGACGTACCCCACTACGCCATGGTGGACGGCCACTCCGCCAGAGTTTACGGCCTCAACGTAGTGGGACTCCGCAGGGCTGGGTTTTCCCCCTCCGAGAGGCTCGAGATAAAGAGGGTCTACCATATGCTCTATCGCTCCGGTCTGCCAACCTCCGAGGCCATAGCCAAGTTGGAATCGGAAATGGGCGAAAATCCCTTTGCCAGGGACATACTGGACTTCCTGTCCAAAGGCACCAGAGGACTATGCCCATGGGCGAGGTAG
- a CDS encoding lipid-A-disaccharide synthase: protein MSIFLSCGEASGDNLLSSLALSLREQGYHGPLWGMGGPSSQAAGVECLWPSSELHIMGITQALKALPRLNGLADRICDEIIRRKPSKVVVADSPDFHIPLVRRLRRRGYGGKTIFLSPPTVWAWRKGRVVPLRELFDLCLPLFGFEDRYLRSYGVTSSWIGHPMVDSFGPPSPPPGDGVVALLPGSRKSEVSSLLPVLLDLSRGLKKAGLRPVFSVAPSFHGAFRDDLLKKLQGQKVFTGDALDLIERSDLVVGASGTVAVEAMMARRFMVVLYRSGALEWFVYRNFIKLPYISIPNVMTGRSLFPERLQDRCNPSAIWGDIRSFMASKCRRERVYRGLDLARSKMGSPGAKVFWAKSVIEL from the coding sequence ATGTCCATCTTCCTGAGCTGCGGTGAGGCCTCTGGGGATAACCTCCTATCCTCTTTGGCCCTCTCTCTGAGGGAACAAGGATATCACGGCCCCCTCTGGGGCATGGGAGGCCCATCTTCCCAGGCCGCCGGGGTAGAATGTCTCTGGCCTAGCTCGGAGCTCCATATAATGGGCATAACCCAGGCCCTGAAGGCCCTCCCCAGGCTGAACGGCCTGGCGGATCGAATCTGCGACGAAATAATTAGACGAAAGCCCTCCAAGGTTGTGGTGGCGGACAGCCCGGATTTCCATATACCTCTGGTCCGCAGGCTTAGACGGAGGGGCTACGGTGGAAAGACGATTTTCCTGTCTCCTCCTACCGTCTGGGCGTGGCGAAAGGGAAGGGTGGTTCCCCTTAGGGAGCTTTTCGACCTATGTCTGCCTCTTTTCGGCTTCGAGGATCGATATCTCCGCTCCTATGGGGTCACCTCCTCCTGGATCGGTCACCCTATGGTGGACTCCTTCGGTCCTCCGTCTCCCCCTCCCGGCGACGGAGTGGTGGCCCTCCTGCCTGGGAGCAGAAAATCGGAGGTAAGTTCCCTCCTTCCGGTCCTACTGGACCTATCCAGAGGACTAAAGAAGGCGGGGCTCCGCCCGGTGTTCTCCGTGGCCCCCTCTTTTCACGGGGCCTTCAGGGACGACCTTCTCAAAAAACTCCAGGGCCAGAAGGTATTTACAGGGGATGCGTTAGACCTTATAGAGAGGTCCGACCTGGTCGTAGGGGCCAGCGGAACCGTGGCGGTTGAGGCCATGATGGCCCGCCGTTTTATGGTTGTCCTCTACAGGAGTGGGGCACTGGAGTGGTTCGTCTACCGCAACTTCATAAAGCTGCCCTATATCTCGATTCCCAACGTCATGACAGGACGGTCGCTATTTCCAGAGCGGCTTCAGGACCGGTGCAATCCCTCTGCCATATGGGGGGATATTCGCTCCTTTATGGCCTCAAAGTGCCGTCGTGAGCGGGTATACCGAGGGCTGGACCTGGCCAGATCGAAAATGGGATCCCCTGGGGCTAAGGTGTTTTGGGCGAAGTCGGTGATAGAGCTATGA
- a CDS encoding KdsC family phosphatase has protein sequence MGEVANYLLAMDVDGTLTDGGIYLSSDGQETKRYDVKDGMAIVSFRKAGGHVALISGRYSKSTELRAKELGVVHLFNGTKDKIGDLTDLASRLGIDRSKVLFVGDDVNDLDCVRWAGIGVSVGDGVDRLKAEADWITDRPGGYGAIREVVDRLLEEVLP, from the coding sequence ATGGGCGAGGTAGCGAACTACCTTTTAGCTATGGACGTAGACGGAACCCTGACCGACGGAGGAATCTACCTATCCTCCGACGGCCAGGAGACCAAACGTTACGACGTCAAAGACGGCATGGCTATAGTGTCCTTCAGAAAGGCAGGAGGCCACGTCGCCCTCATCAGCGGCAGGTACTCAAAGTCCACCGAGCTGAGGGCAAAAGAGCTTGGGGTCGTCCATCTGTTCAACGGCACTAAGGATAAAATCGGCGATCTCACCGACCTGGCCTCCCGTCTGGGGATAGACAGGAGCAAAGTTCTATTCGTAGGCGACGACGTCAACGACCTGGACTGCGTCCGGTGGGCGGGAATCGGCGTCTCGGTAGGCGACGGAGTGGATCGGTTAAAGGCCGAGGCTGACTGGATAACCGATAGGCCCGGAGGATATGGGGCCATAAGGGAAGTGGTGGATAGGCTGTTAGAGGAGGTATTGCCTTGA